In Gemmatimonadaceae bacterium, one DNA window encodes the following:
- a CDS encoding nitronate monooxygenase, with protein sequence MMETAFTRHTGVAVPLLCGPMYPCSNPELVAAVSEAGGLGVVQPISLTYVHGYEFRAGLRHIRSLTSKPIGFNALIEGNNKLYRERMTQWIEIALEEGVRFFLTSLGNPKWVCERVHAAGGVVYHDVTERKWAQKGADAGVDGLIAVNRLAGGHAGRLDPEALLHELSGFGLPLVSAGGVGDAREFTRQLRMGYAAVQVGTRFIATPECRASDAYKQAIVGAKADDIVMTERLTGVPVAVIRNAYIDRLGTRAGWFAKWMLRGRRRKHWMRTWYALRSVRRLKRSLMTDDVRREYWQAGRSVAGIHAVQPAGTIVREFAAALD encoded by the coding sequence CTGATGGAGACGGCGTTCACCCGTCACACGGGCGTCGCCGTGCCGCTGCTCTGCGGCCCGATGTATCCGTGTTCGAATCCCGAGTTGGTGGCGGCGGTCAGTGAGGCCGGCGGACTCGGCGTGGTGCAGCCGATCTCGCTCACGTACGTGCACGGCTACGAGTTCCGCGCCGGCCTGCGGCACATTCGCAGCCTCACGAGCAAGCCCATTGGGTTCAACGCGCTGATCGAAGGCAATAACAAGCTCTACCGCGAGCGGATGACGCAGTGGATCGAGATTGCGCTCGAGGAAGGCGTGCGCTTCTTCCTGACGTCACTCGGCAACCCCAAGTGGGTGTGTGAGCGCGTCCACGCGGCGGGCGGCGTGGTCTACCACGACGTCACCGAACGCAAATGGGCCCAGAAGGGCGCGGATGCGGGCGTGGACGGGTTGATTGCCGTCAATCGACTGGCGGGCGGCCACGCGGGCCGGCTGGACCCTGAGGCATTGCTGCACGAACTCAGCGGGTTCGGACTGCCCTTGGTCTCGGCCGGCGGCGTCGGCGATGCGCGCGAGTTCACGCGCCAACTGCGCATGGGGTACGCGGCCGTGCAGGTGGGCACGCGCTTCATCGCCACGCCCGAGTGCCGGGCCAGCGACGCGTACAAGCAGGCGATTGTCGGGGCCAAGGCCGACGACATCGTGATGACCGAGCGCTTGACCGGCGTGCCCGTGGCGGTGATTCGCAACGCCTACATCGATCGACTCGGCACCCGCGCCGGCTGGTTTGCGAAATGGATGTTGCGCGGACGGCGGCGCAAGCACTGGATGCGCACGTGGTATGCGCTGCGCTCGGTGCGGCGCCTGAAGCGATCGTTGATGACGGATGACGTGCGCCGCGAGTATTGGCAGGCGGGCCGCAGCGTCGCCGGTATCCACGCAGTCCAACCGGCCGGCACCATTGTTCGAGAGTTCGCCGCCGCGCTCGACTGA
- a CDS encoding DUF4442 domain-containing protein, whose product MAASPGSRLLALWRRLRPLPLGEWLFAKLFARTVPYSGSVRPRIKVLEPGHAEVEIPDIRANRQHLGSVHAIALMNVAEMTSGLAMMAGLPDSVRGIVTTLSMTYHKKARGTIRAVSRVQVPAVTEDQDFDVVAECLDREGTVVATGTVRWRLGPVRR is encoded by the coding sequence ATGGCCGCCTCCCCCGGTTCCCGTCTCCTCGCGCTCTGGCGGCGGCTGCGCCCGCTGCCGCTCGGCGAGTGGCTCTTCGCCAAGCTCTTTGCCCGAACCGTGCCCTATTCCGGTTCCGTGCGACCACGCATCAAGGTCTTGGAGCCGGGACACGCCGAAGTCGAGATTCCCGACATCCGCGCCAACCGCCAGCACCTGGGCTCCGTGCACGCCATCGCCCTGATGAACGTGGCCGAGATGACCAGCGGGCTTGCGATGATGGCGGGACTGCCGGACTCGGTGCGAGGGATCGTGACCACGCTTTCGATGACCTACCACAAGAAGGCGCGCGGGACGATCCGCGCGGTCTCGCGCGTACAGGTGCCGGCGGTCACGGAAGACCAGGACTTCGATGTGGTGGCCGAGTGCCTGGACCGCGAGGGCACCGTCGTGGCGACAGGTACCGTCCGCTGGCGCCTCGGGCCCGTGAGACGCTGA
- a CDS encoding Ig-like domain-containing protein: protein MRRSVRIAVVLVGLTACFEPSRPERVGALIITPGSLALASGAQATLGARVESTEGRTLIRPVSWESSNPDMLTVSPAGVIVAGFNTNGTPLAVQITATAVGAIGVASVSVLPSPVASFALPAGPFDLAHGDTLTLVPAMTDAEGRSLSGYPVSFVSRDPAAIGVSATGALITPGFVGASRSAYVVASIGAFQDSVFVTVGSTTVASLSITPGALYLAPGRSRRLVARALSPAGIPMELTKPVWSSPNPAVASVDDEGIVTGASLGDVTLEAEYDGVTGSVLVTVNTCGAGPAGAYPIELRYISADPGGSIGSAFECALERLRAMLVDAPVAPVTYTNFNASPCAAGVTLNEVVNGLLIFATVEAIDGPGTILGSAGPCYLRSEDGLPSVGRMRFDIEDLADIDAAGLLDEVILHEMLHVLGFGTAWTSRGVFAVSGSGPRFVGTRARAACVNDHGGASVCSSGVPIEDCVGIPGCGAGTINSHWKELTFGSELMTGFVNTGFNPFSRMTIQSMADIGYGVSAAQADDFFLTPSLVLEGSVPAGVRLPEPTLPTHVVDRFGNPTRIQY, encoded by the coding sequence ATGCGACGCTCCGTTCGAATCGCCGTTGTCCTCGTCGGCCTCACCGCCTGCTTTGAGCCGTCCCGCCCCGAGCGCGTCGGGGCCCTGATCATCACCCCCGGCTCCCTCGCACTCGCAAGCGGTGCTCAGGCCACGCTTGGCGCCCGCGTGGAATCGACCGAGGGGCGCACGCTCATCCGGCCGGTGTCCTGGGAGTCGTCCAATCCGGACATGCTCACTGTCAGTCCCGCCGGCGTGATCGTGGCCGGATTCAACACCAACGGGACGCCCCTCGCGGTACAGATCACGGCAACCGCTGTCGGTGCAATCGGCGTCGCGTCGGTGTCGGTGCTTCCGAGCCCGGTCGCCAGCTTCGCCCTTCCGGCCGGGCCGTTCGACCTGGCGCACGGCGACACGCTGACGCTGGTCCCCGCGATGACCGATGCCGAGGGTCGATCGCTCAGCGGATATCCGGTGTCCTTCGTGTCGCGGGACCCAGCGGCCATTGGCGTCTCGGCGACCGGCGCGTTGATCACGCCCGGATTTGTCGGTGCCTCGCGCTCGGCGTACGTCGTGGCCTCGATCGGCGCGTTCCAGGACTCGGTGTTCGTGACCGTGGGCAGCACGACGGTGGCGAGCCTCTCCATCACGCCTGGGGCGCTGTATCTCGCGCCTGGCCGCAGCCGACGCCTGGTCGCCCGGGCGCTGAGTCCCGCTGGCATCCCGATGGAGCTCACGAAGCCGGTGTGGTCGTCGCCGAATCCCGCGGTGGCCAGCGTCGACGACGAGGGCATCGTGACGGGTGCAAGTTTGGGCGATGTCACGCTCGAGGCGGAGTATGACGGGGTCACGGGCAGTGTCTTGGTGACCGTCAACACCTGCGGTGCCGGTCCGGCGGGCGCGTATCCCATCGAGCTGCGGTACATCAGCGCTGACCCGGGCGGGTCTATCGGGAGCGCCTTTGAGTGCGCGCTGGAGCGTCTGCGGGCGATGCTCGTCGACGCCCCCGTCGCGCCCGTCACGTACACCAACTTCAATGCCTCCCCGTGCGCGGCCGGCGTGACGCTGAACGAGGTCGTGAATGGCCTGCTGATCTTTGCCACCGTCGAGGCCATCGATGGTCCGGGCACGATCCTCGGCTCGGCCGGGCCATGCTACCTGCGCTCGGAGGACGGGCTGCCGTCGGTGGGCCGGATGCGCTTCGATATCGAGGACCTCGCGGACATCGACGCCGCGGGACTGCTCGACGAAGTGATCCTGCACGAGATGCTGCACGTGCTCGGGTTCGGCACCGCGTGGACCTCGCGCGGCGTGTTCGCCGTGTCGGGTTCCGGCCCCCGCTTCGTCGGGACCCGCGCCCGCGCGGCCTGCGTGAATGACCACGGGGGCGCGTCGGTGTGTAGCAGCGGCGTGCCGATCGAGGACTGCGTCGGCATCCCGGGATGTGGGGCCGGCACCATCAACTCGCACTGGAAGGAACTCACCTTCGGCAGCGAGTTGATGACGGGATTCGTGAACACCGGATTCAACCCGTTCTCACGGATGACCATCCAGTCGATGGCCGACATCGGCTACGGTGTGAGTGCCGCGCAGGCCGACGACTTCTTCCTGACACCCAGCCTCGTCCTCGAGGGCAGCGTGCCTGCCGGCGTCCGACTACCCGAGCCGACCCTACCGACCCACGTGGTGGATCGCTTCGGCAATCCGACGCGCATCCAATACTGA
- a CDS encoding S9 family peptidase, which yields MRLRLVHILIIPAAFAAAPELMSQTPTPPVAKRLPVVSTLHGDRRVDDYAYFRDRDNPETIPYLEAENAYTDAMTAHTKALEQRLYDEIVGRIKEDDSNVPVPRDGYFYYSRTERGKQYPIYVRRRGSLEAAEEIYFDQNAEAEGYAFFQLAGLEVSPDHRYLAVLVDTNGYEDFSLRIKDLQQGTWLPDRVEKVSWGLAWANDNRTLFYMTFDAAKRGDKVWRHVLGSPTAEDRVVYQDDDVLFNVGLERSRSGAWILISSNSFTSSEVHVIPTTDPTQAPRVLAPRRPNVEYSVEPGREHFYIQTNEGAQNFKVMRAAFAATSATQWEEWLPHRPEVFVEDVMAFAGHIVVSERREGLRRLAVHDLRAGDSHEVSFPEAAYGVFPSGNPEFATKTLRFVYTSLITPNSVYDYAMDTRERVLKKRDEVLGGYDPNRYAVERVYATARDGARVPVSLVYRKGLRRDGRRPLLLYAYGSYGATMEPTFSSVRFSLIDRDITYAIAHIRGGEEMGRQWYDDGKMMKKMNTFTDFIDVAEHLVAEGYTSRDRLIAHGGSAGGLLMGAVANMRPDLFKVIVADVPFVDVINTMLDASIPLTAQEWEQWGNPQVEEHYRYIRQYSPYDNVRAQDYPRMLVVSGINDSRVAYWEPTKWVARLRAMKTDRNPLLLKMQMGAGHGGGSGRYERYREMAFRYAFMIDQVGLGVVP from the coding sequence GTGCGCCTGCGACTCGTCCACATCCTGATCATCCCGGCCGCCTTCGCGGCCGCACCCGAGCTCATGAGCCAGACCCCGACGCCCCCGGTGGCGAAGCGCCTGCCCGTCGTCAGCACCCTGCACGGCGATCGTCGCGTGGACGACTACGCCTACTTCCGCGATCGCGACAACCCGGAAACGATCCCGTACCTGGAGGCCGAAAACGCGTACACCGACGCGATGACGGCCCATACGAAGGCGCTGGAGCAGCGCCTCTACGACGAGATCGTCGGCCGCATCAAGGAAGACGACAGCAACGTGCCGGTGCCGCGCGACGGCTACTTCTACTATTCGCGTACGGAGCGGGGCAAGCAGTACCCCATCTACGTGCGTCGCCGCGGCTCGCTCGAGGCGGCGGAAGAGATCTACTTCGACCAGAATGCCGAAGCCGAGGGCTACGCGTTCTTCCAATTGGCGGGGCTCGAGGTCTCTCCCGACCACCGCTACCTGGCGGTCCTCGTCGACACGAATGGCTACGAGGACTTCTCCCTGCGCATCAAGGACCTGCAGCAGGGGACCTGGCTACCGGACCGCGTGGAGAAGGTGAGCTGGGGCCTGGCCTGGGCGAACGACAACCGCACGCTGTTCTACATGACCTTCGACGCCGCCAAGCGCGGCGACAAGGTCTGGCGCCACGTGCTCGGCAGCCCGACCGCCGAGGACCGCGTCGTCTATCAGGACGACGACGTGTTGTTCAACGTGGGGCTGGAGCGCTCACGCAGCGGCGCCTGGATCCTGATTAGCAGCAACTCGTTCACGTCGAGCGAGGTGCACGTCATTCCGACGACGGATCCGACGCAGGCGCCGCGGGTGCTGGCGCCGCGCCGGCCGAACGTGGAGTACAGCGTGGAGCCCGGCCGCGAGCACTTCTACATCCAGACCAACGAGGGCGCGCAGAACTTCAAGGTGATGCGCGCCGCCTTCGCGGCGACGTCGGCGACGCAGTGGGAGGAGTGGCTGCCGCACCGGCCCGAGGTGTTCGTCGAGGACGTGATGGCGTTCGCGGGGCACATCGTGGTGAGTGAACGGCGCGAGGGACTGCGTCGGCTGGCGGTGCACGACCTCCGCGCCGGCGACTCGCACGAAGTGAGCTTCCCCGAGGCCGCGTACGGCGTGTTCCCGAGCGGCAACCCGGAGTTCGCCACGAAGACGCTACGCTTTGTGTACACGTCGTTGATCACGCCGAACTCCGTGTACGACTACGCGATGGACACGCGGGAGCGCGTCCTGAAGAAGCGTGACGAGGTCCTGGGCGGCTACGATCCCAACCGGTACGCGGTCGAGCGTGTCTATGCCACGGCGCGCGACGGGGCGCGGGTGCCCGTGTCCTTGGTCTATCGCAAGGGCCTGCGGCGCGACGGGCGCCGTCCGCTGCTGCTCTACGCCTACGGGTCCTACGGCGCGACGATGGAGCCGACCTTCAGTTCCGTGCGCTTCTCGTTGATCGACCGCGACATCACCTACGCCATCGCGCATATCCGGGGCGGCGAGGAGATGGGGCGGCAGTGGTACGACGACGGCAAGATGATGAAGAAGATGAACACCTTCACCGACTTCATCGACGTGGCCGAGCATCTGGTGGCGGAAGGCTACACGTCGCGCGACCGCCTGATCGCGCATGGCGGCAGCGCCGGCGGCCTCCTGATGGGTGCCGTCGCCAACATGCGGCCCGACCTGTTCAAGGTCATCGTCGCCGACGTGCCCTTTGTCGATGTCATCAATACGATGCTCGACGCCAGTATCCCGCTGACGGCGCAAGAGTGGGAGCAGTGGGGCAACCCGCAGGTCGAGGAGCACTACCGCTACATCCGGCAGTACTCGCCCTACGACAACGTGCGGGCGCAGGACTATCCACGCATGCTCGTGGTGTCCGGCATCAATGACTCGCGCGTTGCGTATTGGGAGCCGACCAAGTGGGTGGCACGGTTGCGCGCGATGAAGACCGATCGCAATCCGCTGCTGCTCAAGATGCAGATGGGCGCCGGCCACGGCGGCGGCTCCGGCCGCTACGAGCGCTATCGCGAGATGGCATTCCGCTACGCGTTCATGATCGACCAGGTGGGGCTGGGCGTCGTCCCCTAG
- a CDS encoding DUF4097 family beta strand repeat protein, whose product MTTSQVPALIPSAVRRHGITLLAGAALLSLATVQLGAQASERHALRGELVEIWNLAGRATVEAGTGSEVVVEVRRGGSDASRLQIEVRDGRLVVRYPDRDIVYRDERRGGSFETRLHVRNDGTFSNDWDDRDGRSTRIRSSGGGLEAYADLVIRVPRNQRLELNLGVGRIETSEMTANLTLRTRVSHIAVRGLTGELVARTGSGGVTAERVKGDVDISTGSGGVDLREIEGQVVKLRAGSGTVEGDRVNADRFDANTGSGGVEMRALGANEIRAGTGSGGVRLELTKVAATTMIRTGSGGVRLALPASPNVEVDVTTGSGGISSDFPVTMDQVRRNSLRGTIGTGADGRIRASSGSGGVRLVKRP is encoded by the coding sequence GTGACGACGTCCCAAGTCCCCGCCCTCATCCCCTCCGCCGTCCGCCGGCACGGCATCACGTTGCTCGCCGGCGCGGCACTGCTCTCGCTCGCCACCGTGCAGCTCGGCGCCCAGGCCAGTGAGCGGCACGCCCTGCGCGGCGAACTGGTGGAGATCTGGAATCTCGCCGGCCGCGCCACGGTTGAGGCCGGCACCGGTTCGGAGGTCGTGGTCGAGGTCCGTCGTGGTGGAAGCGATGCCAGCCGCCTCCAGATCGAGGTGCGCGACGGCCGCCTCGTCGTCCGCTATCCGGATCGCGACATCGTCTACCGCGACGAGCGGCGCGGCGGGTCCTTCGAGACGCGCCTCCACGTGCGGAACGACGGCACCTTCTCCAACGACTGGGACGACCGCGATGGTCGCTCGACGCGGATTCGCTCCTCCGGCGGAGGGCTTGAGGCCTACGCCGACCTCGTCATCCGCGTCCCGCGCAACCAGCGCCTTGAGCTGAACCTCGGCGTCGGTCGCATCGAGACCTCGGAGATGACGGCGAACCTCACGCTGCGCACGCGCGTCTCACACATCGCCGTGCGCGGCCTCACGGGCGAACTCGTCGCGCGGACTGGCTCCGGCGGCGTTACCGCCGAGCGCGTCAAGGGCGACGTGGACATCAGCACGGGATCCGGCGGCGTGGACCTGCGTGAGATCGAAGGCCAGGTCGTGAAGCTGCGCGCCGGCTCGGGCACCGTGGAGGGCGACCGCGTGAACGCCGACCGCTTCGATGCCAACACGGGCTCCGGCGGGGTGGAGATGCGCGCATTGGGCGCGAACGAGATTCGTGCGGGCACGGGCTCGGGCGGTGTGCGGCTCGAGCTGACCAAGGTCGCCGCGACCACGATGATCCGCACCGGTTCCGGCGGTGTGCGCCTGGCCTTGCCCGCGTCGCCGAACGTTGAAGTCGACGTGACGACCGGTTCGGGCGGCATCTCCAGCGACTTCCCGGTCACGATGGACCAGGTGCGGCGCAATTCACTGCGCGGAACGATCGGCACGGGGGCGGACGGCCGCATCCGCGCCTCCAGTGGCTCGGGCGGCGTGCGGCTGGTCAAGCGCCCGTAA
- a CDS encoding glycosyltransferase, giving the protein MIALALLQTLLAALLAWRLMGGRRRRPAETPRADGADLPPLTIVVATLNESARIGPCLRGLQAQGAPVREILVVDSGSTDGTRELVLAAADSDPRIQLLTDPPLPADWIGKAWALQFATEQASSPWVLGMDADTEALPGCAAAVLAAAQRDGFDVVSFAARFDGQTAAERWLQPALLITLLYRGGAPGDARVRPDRVMANGQCFLARREVLLAQGGYVPVRQSFAEDVSLVRHLARRGVSVGFLDGSRLYLVRSYTGLRQMWREWGRSLDLKDATTKLRQAGDTAFVVLAQGAQLPLAVWLAGAWPTLPAGGWRSTIAAATAFLVGVRWLLLLAIAPSYARRGPSWWLSPLADPIAALRLVMSSLRRPRQWRTRSYVTPASPHPPT; this is encoded by the coding sequence GTGATCGCGCTGGCGCTGCTGCAGACCCTGCTTGCGGCGCTGCTGGCCTGGCGGTTGATGGGAGGACGGAGGCGCCGACCGGCGGAGACCCCGCGCGCCGACGGCGCCGATCTCCCGCCACTCACGATCGTGGTCGCCACGCTGAACGAGTCGGCGCGGATTGGTCCCTGTCTGCGCGGCCTGCAAGCGCAGGGCGCACCCGTGCGGGAGATCCTCGTGGTGGACTCTGGCTCCACCGACGGCACGCGCGAACTGGTGCTCGCTGCTGCCGACTCCGACCCGCGCATCCAACTGCTTACCGATCCACCGCTGCCTGCAGACTGGATCGGCAAGGCCTGGGCGCTGCAGTTCGCGACCGAGCAGGCGAGTTCGCCCTGGGTGCTCGGTATGGATGCCGACACCGAGGCCTTGCCTGGCTGCGCCGCCGCGGTGCTCGCAGCGGCGCAGCGCGACGGCTTCGATGTCGTCTCGTTCGCCGCACGCTTTGATGGTCAGACCGCCGCCGAGCGTTGGCTGCAACCGGCTCTCTTGATCACGCTGCTATATCGTGGCGGCGCGCCCGGGGACGCGCGCGTGCGTCCCGACCGCGTCATGGCCAACGGCCAGTGCTTCCTCGCGCGGCGGGAGGTGCTGCTGGCGCAGGGTGGCTACGTGCCCGTGCGCCAGTCGTTCGCCGAGGATGTCTCGCTCGTGCGCCACCTCGCCCGTCGCGGCGTGTCGGTGGGATTTCTCGACGGCTCGCGTCTCTATCTCGTGCGCAGCTACACTGGCCTGCGGCAGATGTGGCGCGAGTGGGGACGCTCACTGGACCTCAAGGACGCCACGACCAAGCTGCGGCAGGCGGGGGACACGGCCTTCGTCGTGCTCGCCCAGGGCGCACAGCTTCCACTGGCTGTGTGGCTCGCGGGCGCGTGGCCCACGCTTCCGGCCGGCGGCTGGCGGAGCACCATCGCCGCCGCCACAGCGTTTCTTGTCGGCGTGCGCTGGCTCCTCCTCCTCGCCATCGCCCCCAGCTACGCGCGAAGGGGACCCAGCTGGTGGCTGAGTCCCCTCGCGGATCCGATCGCGGCGCTGCGACTGGTGATGTCATCGTTGCGCCGCCCGCGCCAATGGCGCACGCGCAGCTACGTCACACCTGCTTCACCTCACCCACCAACTTGA
- a CDS encoding NAD(P)(+) transhydrogenase (Re/Si-specific) subunit beta: MISPALERLLYLAAALFFITGLRRLQSPDTARSGNRISSIGMLAAIVITLLSSKTVTYPVIAAGLVVGGGVGLWMARTVQMTAMPQMVALLNGVGGGASLLVASAEYLHGVEIGASATFDVALSTQLGILIGAVTLTGSGIAWAKLQEVMSGKPIVYGGQKTVNALLFAAIVGLSAWIITVPNQPMWVFYAVVGLALLLGVLLVIPIGGADMPVVISLLNSYSGIAAAMTGFVIKNEVLVVSGALVGSSGIILSQIMCKAMNRSLANVLFGAFGATTSSSGRSAEGLTVKTTNVEEAALQLAYAQLVIVVPGYGLAVAQAQHQVRELMDLIEKRGGTVKFAIHPVAGRMPGHMNVLLAEANIPYDKLLDMEEINPEFERADVALVIGANDVVNPAARTDTGSPIYGMPILNADYAKRIIVMKRGMSAGFAGIENDLFYNDKTQMLFGNAKDTLVKLVGEVKQV, from the coding sequence GTGATCTCCCCAGCCCTTGAACGCCTCCTGTATCTCGCGGCCGCGCTGTTCTTCATCACCGGCCTACGCCGCCTGCAGAGCCCGGACACGGCCCGCAGCGGCAATCGCATCTCGTCCATCGGCATGTTGGCGGCGATCGTCATCACCTTGCTCAGTTCAAAGACGGTCACGTATCCCGTGATTGCGGCCGGCCTCGTGGTCGGCGGCGGCGTCGGCCTCTGGATGGCGCGCACGGTGCAGATGACGGCGATGCCGCAGATGGTCGCCCTGCTCAACGGCGTCGGTGGCGGCGCGTCGCTGCTCGTGGCCTCCGCCGAGTACCTGCACGGCGTCGAGATCGGCGCGTCCGCGACCTTCGACGTCGCCCTCTCAACGCAGCTCGGCATCCTCATCGGCGCCGTCACGCTCACGGGCTCGGGCATTGCCTGGGCCAAGCTGCAGGAAGTGATGAGTGGCAAGCCGATTGTCTACGGCGGCCAGAAGACGGTGAACGCGCTGCTCTTTGCCGCCATCGTGGGACTCTCGGCTTGGATCATCACCGTGCCGAACCAACCGATGTGGGTGTTTTACGCCGTCGTCGGCCTCGCGCTGCTGCTTGGCGTGCTGCTGGTGATTCCGATCGGCGGCGCGGACATGCCGGTGGTGATCTCGCTGCTCAACTCGTACTCCGGCATCGCCGCGGCGATGACGGGCTTCGTGATCAAGAACGAGGTGCTGGTGGTCTCGGGCGCCTTGGTGGGCTCCAGCGGCATCATCCTCTCGCAGATCATGTGCAAGGCGATGAACCGCTCGTTGGCCAACGTGCTGTTCGGTGCCTTCGGGGCGACCACCAGTTCCAGCGGCCGGAGCGCCGAGGGGCTCACGGTCAAGACGACCAATGTCGAGGAAGCCGCGCTGCAACTGGCCTATGCGCAGTTGGTGATCGTCGTGCCGGGCTATGGCCTCGCGGTGGCGCAGGCCCAGCACCAGGTGCGCGAGCTGATGGACCTCATCGAGAAGCGCGGCGGCACGGTGAAGTTCGCCATCCATCCGGTCGCCGGTCGTATGCCCGGCCATATGAACGTGCTCTTGGCCGAGGCGAACATCCCCTACGACAAGCTGCTCGACATGGAGGAGATCAATCCGGAGTTCGAGCGGGCGGACGTGGCGCTGGTGATCGGCGCCAACGACGTGGTGAATCCCGCGGCGCGCACGGACACGGGCAGTCCGATCTACGGCATGCCGATCCTCAACGCGGACTACGCCAAGCGCATCATCGTGATGAAGCGCGGCATGAGCGCGGGCTTCGCCGGCATCGAGAACGACCTCTTCTACAACGACAAGACGCAGATGCTCTTTGGCAATGCCAAGGACACGCTGGTCAAGTTGGTGGGTGAGGTGAAGCAGGTGTGA
- a CDS encoding NAD(P) transhydrogenase subunit alpha has protein sequence MDLIGFIVVFILSTYLGASLIGRVPPTLHTPLMSGANAVSGITVVGAMAIAGHSDYGWLGSVLGFIAIVFAMMNVLGGYAVTDRMLEMFKKAPTEGGK, from the coding sequence ATGGACCTCATCGGCTTCATCGTCGTCTTCATCCTCTCGACCTACCTCGGCGCCTCGCTGATCGGGCGCGTGCCGCCCACGCTGCACACGCCGCTTATGTCGGGCGCCAATGCCGTTTCCGGCATCACCGTCGTGGGCGCGATGGCCATCGCCGGCCACTCCGACTACGGCTGGCTCGGCTCGGTCCTCGGCTTCATCGCCATCGTCTTCGCGATGATGAACGTGCTCGGCGGCTACGCGGTCACAGACCGGATGCTGGAGATGTTCAAGAAGGCACCGACGGAGGGCGGCAAGTGA
- a CDS encoding NAD(P) transhydrogenase subunit alpha has product MILGVPKETVPGELRVALIPESAARLVKAGVTVQVEPGAGLSAGFTDAAYTAAGAQLIDRSALLGGSDLICKVQKPSPDEATKLRRGAHLVSLLAPATSAESIKALDAAGVTAFALELVPRITRAQSMDVLSSQATVAGYKAVLIGASALTKFLPMLTTAAGTIAPSKCCILGAGVAGLQAIATARRLGAVVSGFDIRAAAAEQIRSLGATVVAQDLIAADSETAGGYAKEQSKEQQEAIQQALRDHLKGMDLVITTAQIPGRAAPRLISTETVRTMAPGAVIVDLAAESGGNCEATKAGETVDVNGVRVIGPVNLPASMPTHASQMLSRNILTFVQHLLTKEGALNVDPNDEITGAMIVTGRAA; this is encoded by the coding sequence GTGATCCTCGGTGTTCCGAAGGAAACCGTCCCCGGCGAACTGCGCGTCGCGCTCATTCCAGAGAGCGCGGCACGACTGGTGAAGGCCGGCGTCACGGTGCAGGTCGAACCTGGTGCCGGCCTTTCTGCTGGCTTCACGGACGCGGCGTACACCGCCGCCGGCGCGCAACTCATCGATCGCTCCGCCTTGCTCGGTGGCTCCGACCTCATCTGCAAGGTGCAGAAGCCCTCACCAGACGAGGCAACCAAGCTCAGGCGCGGCGCCCATCTGGTCTCCCTCCTCGCGCCGGCCACAAGCGCCGAGTCCATCAAGGCCCTCGATGCCGCCGGCGTCACGGCCTTTGCGCTGGAACTGGTCCCGCGTATCACGAGAGCACAGTCAATGGATGTGCTCTCGTCGCAGGCGACCGTCGCCGGCTACAAGGCCGTGCTGATCGGCGCGAGCGCACTGACCAAGTTCCTGCCGATGCTCACGACGGCCGCGGGCACCATCGCTCCGTCCAAGTGCTGCATCCTCGGCGCTGGCGTCGCCGGCCTGCAGGCGATCGCCACGGCGCGCCGCCTCGGTGCCGTGGTCTCCGGATTCGACATCCGTGCCGCGGCCGCCGAGCAAATCCGTTCGCTGGGCGCGACCGTGGTGGCCCAGGACCTCATCGCGGCGGATAGCGAGACGGCGGGTGGCTACGCCAAGGAGCAGAGCAAGGAGCAGCAGGAGGCCATCCAACAAGCCCTGCGTGACCATCTCAAGGGCATGGATTTGGTCATCACCACCGCGCAGATCCCTGGCCGCGCCGCCCCACGCCTGATCTCCACCGAGACCGTGCGGACGATGGCTCCCGGCGCCGTGATCGTGGACCTCGCCGCCGAGTCCGGCGGCAACTGTGAGGCCACAAAGGCCGGCGAGACGGTCGACGTGAACGGCGTGCGCGTGATCGGGCCAGTGAACCTGCCCGCCTCGATGCCCACCCACGCCTCACAGATGCTCTCCCGCAACATCCTCACCTTCGTGCAGCACCTCCTCACCAAGGAAGGGGCGCTCAACGTGGATCCGAACGACGAAATCACCGGCGCGATGATCGTCACCGGGAGGGCTGCCTAA